GGAATTCTGATTTTACATTCTCATTTTATCGCGACAAATGGAAAACCCGTGATGCATCATGGAAGCCGGCAGCCTATTCACAATATAACGCACCGATTCGTTATTATTTCGGTTATGTCTCTGACGGTTTGATCCAAGAAGGTGAAACTGTTGACTGGATGACTGGATCTGTCCCCGGACAGGTAAAGATTAAAGACCTCGATGGTTATGTCTATAACGAAGACGGAACAATGAAAGTGGATAAACACGGTATCCCGGTCAAGAGCGGTAAACCCGATGGAAAGATAGATGAAGCCGATATGGTTATTTACGGAAGTAAGGACCCTGGATATCTGATGGGATTGAACAACACTTTACGCTATAAAAACTTCGATTTCAATATTTATTTCTACGGACAGTTCGCCCTGTGGAATATCGGCTCTTATAAAGATTTGTGGTTGACCGGAGCTGATGGCATGACCGGTATCGTAAATATGTATCGTGGATATAATATGCCGGTTTCAGCAAAGGATGTTTGGGCTCATGATAATACGACGGCAACCCGCCCGGGATATTTCCAGGATAAGAGCCCTGTTTCTGCAGGTAGCACAAGTACCGGTAAGATAGGTGACTATTATTTGGAAAAGAGTTGGTTCATTCGCTGTCGTAACATTACGTTAGGATATACAATTCCGATGAAACAGTCAAAGAAAGTTTTGTCAAATATACGTGTGTATGCAGATATCAACAATCCGTTTACAATCACTCCATATAACGGACTCGACCTGGAAACAGACAACTCTGTATGGGCTTATCCGAACGTTAGAAGTTTCAGCCTGGGATTGGATATAACATTTTAATTAAAGTCTAAATTGAGAATAATATGAAAAAGTTACTATATATATTATCGGTATCGCTGGCAACGACTGCATTTTTGCCTTCTTGTACGAATCTAGAGTCAGAAATGTATGATGTAATCAACCCTAATATTTTTCCCGTCAATGAAAATGATGCCAACGCTTTGGTTACAGCTGCTGCTTATGCCCCTTTCCGCTCTAATTGGTATGACGGTCTTTTCACAGCTGCAAATGGAGGTGTCCATGTAATCGCAGAAATGACGACAGATATCGGTTATTGCCAATGGAATGATGTATGTTGGCCCGATTTGCTGGATGTAAACTTTACACCTTCATCGGATTGCCCGACGAAGATATATAAGAATTACATCAACTACATCGGAAAAATGACTTTAGCATTAGATCGTATTTCCGGCATTGAAATGAAGGAAGAGACAAAAAAGCGGCTGGAAGCAGAAGTACTCTGTGGTCGCGGTTGGTTAGGTTATATATTGTATGATTACTATGGTCCCGTACAAATCCCAACTTTAGAGCAACTGAACAATCCTTTGGCAGAACAGATCATTCCTCGTGTTTCACAGGAAGAAATGGTTACTTTCATCGAAAATGACCTAAAAGCAGCTGTCGAAGTATTACCGGCGACTTATAAATCATCAGACAGTAATTACGGACGTTTCACAAGAGGTTTGGCATATACGGTATTAATGAAATTGTATATGCATGAAAAAAACTGGGCTAAAGCAGAAGAATGCGGACGGGAACTGATGAAACCCGAATATGGATATGGCTTGGTAAATAACTACAAGGATATTTTTACACTGGAAAATGAAGGTAATGTAGAAACGATCTGGGCTGCCATTTGCAGTAGTAGTGTAAACCAGCAACTCTGGCAAGCCCATGTTCTCTCCAGTCAGTATCCGACAAAAAATGAAAGTATTCAAAAATGGGGTGGTTACCGTGTTTTATGGGATTTCTATGACACCTTCGATAAGAATGATAAACGATTGGAAGTTCTGGTCGGTGAATTTGTAGGAACAGACGGAAAGCTTTATAACAAAGAAAATCCGGGTACAGTATTACAAACAGGCGCTATGCCGGTTAAATACGGGGAAGATCCTGCAGCAACAGGTGAGGAGAGTCAGATTGACTGGATTGTATATCGTTATGCGGATGTCATTACTTTATTATCTGAAGCAATTGTCCGCAAAGGTAATGCTGTCACACAAGAGGCTGTCGACTTATTGAATATGGTTCGTTCACGTGCTGGCATTTCTACTTATACTCTTTCCGATATCAAAGGTGTCGACGATTTTCTGGAAAAAGTTCTGGAAGAACGTGGTCATGAACTTTGGTTTGAAGGGGCACGTCGCACAGATTTGATCCGTTACGGTAAATATATCGAATACGCCCGCAAATACAGAGGATCTGTGACAGCTCAGGATTATATGAACCTGATGCCGCTGCCTCAGTCCGTTATTAATGAAAGTAAGGGTACTGTGATTCAAAATCCGGGTTATTGATAGTAGTATTATCGATAACTAATTAATTTTGTAAGATCTTTGTGCAGTATTGTCAGAAATAATAATGCTGCATAAAGATCTTTTTATTTTACTATGATAAACATTGTTCACATGCGAAAAACACAACTGTTATTTATTTGTTTTTTTATTTTGTCGACTGTTCTATCAGCCCAGACGAATCTGAAAAAAGCGAATTGGGAATGGAATATTTCCCAGGATGGATTGTCCCGACAATTGATTTTTAAAGGAAAACAAAGTAACGACACAATACCATTTTTTTCAGGTAAAAAGAATGATGGTCCTTCTTTTTATGTCCGGATGGATGGAAAAGAATATAAAGCGGAATGGATACCTAACGGATATGCTTCTTTCCGGACTTCACTTTTTGGTGTAAAATGTGAATTAACCTATCGGGAATATAAGTCGGTTCCCACGATAGAAGTGAAGCTTCATAATTCCTCTGCCGTTCCTTTTCAACCTGAAAAAGCCGGACTAAAACTGGGTGTCGATACCTATATGGATAAATACCCGGATTGGTTCGGCAAATATTTTCCGACGCTAATGCGTTGTGAGAAAACGCATTTTTATGGTTATTTACAAACTCCCTCCGAACATACGCTCGGAATTGTCTCGGAACAACCGATAGCTTCCTGGAGTGTCGATTACAATCTTGGCTATATGGATCCGCCTCCCCATTGGTTTATGGGACACCGTATTGAATCCTTAAACCTGGATTTAATGAACGAACTTCCGCTACCAGACCGAAATCCCCAAAACTTATATGAACTGAAACAAGGTGAAACAAAAACATGGTTGATTTCATTCATAAATATCGGTACTTTGGATAACCTGGAGTCTGAAATCACACGTACATATGCTCTTCCTCTTCTGAAAATAGAACAAACCACCTATCAACCCGGTGATAAAGCCAGTTTCGAGGTCTACGCAACATCTCCTGAGATTCAAATCATCGACGATAAAGGTAAAATATTGCCGGTTTCAGTAAGACAATCAGGTAAAGGGAAATCTGAGGTTACTTCCATATTGCCGGAAACGGGATTATACACTGTTACTGTTACAGATGGCGAGAAACAATCCGAAGCCATTCTCTTTGCACGTCATTCCTGGCAATGGGTTATGGAACAGGCGCGTTTAGCCACTCTTAAATATCATCAGAAAGCCACAACGCATGCAGAAAGCTGGTATGGTTTCTATTCGGCATTTCTTGCAGCACGTTATTTTCCCGATCAAAAGTTGGATAAACAAGTCTCTCTACGTTTCAACTACCTGTTTGACCTATTACACGATTCTGTAAAAATGGAACCTAAACATTATGCATCCCGGATTCAGAATACATCCACGACAATCGGAATGCTGGTAGATAAATATGAGGCTCAAAAAGATATTAATGACCTGAATAAAGCAGCCTTACTGGCAGATTGGATGATCCGCTTTTCTCAACGCGAGGACGGAGCTTATTATAATCATGGGACTATCTATACCAGTGTTATTTATGTGGCAAAAAGTATCCTGGAACTGGCTTTGGCAGAAAAAGAGTTAGCTGAAAAGGACCCAGTGTGGAAAGATGCGTACAACCGTCATTATACTTCAGCCAAGCGGGCAATTGATCAGCTAGTCGCTTCCCAGGGAGATTTCCAGACAGAAGGAGAGTTGACTTTTGAAGATGGCATGATATCTTGTTCAGCCCTTCAAATAGGGATGCTTGCCGTTCTCGAAAAAGATGGCGGACTACATAAACACTATACGGATGCCATGCTGAAAATTCTGAACAGTCATGATTGCCTGACGCAACTACGGGTTCCGGATGCCCGGAGAAGACAGGGAACCATGCGTTATTGGGAAGCCCAGTACGATGTACAAATGTTACCGAATATGTTTAATTCCCCTCATGGCTGGAGCGCATGGCGTGCTTATGCAACTTACTATGCATATCTCCTAACCGGTGAAGAGAAATGGTTGATGCAGACATTTAATGCAATGGGAGCCTTTTCCAATTTGCTTGATTACAAAACCGGAGATTTACGCTGGGCTTTTGTTGTCGATCCACATCTTAAGGTAGAACAGGCTTGTAGCGCAGATACGCATTATACGGCAGATTCCCTGAGCTTCGGTAATCCGCATCCGCGTTTATATGAAACCCGTCAATTTGTGATAGGAGAACAGTACGTGAATATGATTAGCGATTGGCAAACGGTCAACACACAGGATAATGATGTGCATGAGTTATTTAAGTGCATAGGAGAGACAGTCCTTACCAACGCCTTTATCATAGAACGTCCGGACGGTTCTGTAAAAGGATACAATTGCGATGTAAAACGAAAAGGAAACGCTTTAGAGGTATCTTCCTTTGAAAAACAAATCGTACATTTACACTGCAATTTAAAACAAGCCTGTCAGGTAAAGTTTAAGCCATTTAAAGGGAAGAACCTGGAAAAAACGATACAGGCAGACTTCTGTGACTGGATTTTTTAATTTTCCTAAAATCTAACATATAATTTTCCATCTATGAAAGGTATATATATTTTTTGTTTGTTATTTCTTTCTTTCATTATGAAGGCAGTTTCCCCTATCGATGGACTACTGGAACGCATTGATAAAGGGGCTTCACGCAAATTCATCATTGAGCAGATAAAATCGCCTGTCGATTTTTTTGAACTCGATCAAAAAGACAATAAAATTGTTATACGAGGAAACAATTATGTCAGTATTGCAACCGGTATAAACTGGTATCTGAAATATTATGTAGGGATTCATCTCTCATGGAATGGCATGCAGGCTAAACTACCGGAAGTTTTACCGGCAGTCTCTAAAAAAGAACGCCATGAGACAGAAATGAAATATCGCTATGATTTCAACTACTGTACTTATTCGTACACCATGGCCTTTTGGGACTGGGAACGCTGGGAAAAAGAAATTGACTGGATGGCATTGCACGGCATTAATTTGCCACTGGCAATGGTAGGTACGGATGGTGTATGGTATAACGTGCTGAGTAAATTAGGATACAGTAAAGACGAGATTAACGAATTTGTTGCCGGTCCTGGCTTTCAAGCCTGGTGGCTGATGAATAACCTGGAAGGATGGGGAGGTCCTAATCCGGATAGTTGGTATAAACAACAAATAGCTCTTCAACAGCGTATTTTAAAACGAATGCGTGAATATGGTATTGAACCTGTACTTCCGGGTTACTCTGGTATGGTTCCTCATAATGCAAAGGAAAAACTAGGATTAAATGTATCTGATCCGGGCTTATGGTGTGATTATCGCCGACCGGCTTTTCTGTTGCCGACCGATCCCCGTTTTCACGAAATAGCATCACTCTATTATAAAGAGATGAACAAACTCTATGGTAAGTCTAATTTCTACAGCATGGACCCGTTTCATGAAGGGGGTAGTGTTGCCGGAGTAAATCTGGATGCTGCCGGGAAAGCAATCATGCAAGCCATGAAAAAGAATAATCCGAAAGCTGTTTGGGTAGCTCAGGCATGGCAAGCTAATCCTCGCTCTCAAATGATAGAAAACCTGAAAGCCGGTGATATGATCGTTTTGGACCTGTTTGCAGAAAGCCGTCCTCAATGGGGAGATCCTCAATCCACCTGGTATCGAAAAGACGGGTTCGGACAACACGACTGGATTTATTGTATGTTGTTGAATTATGGGGGTAACGTCGGACTACATGGAAAGATGAGCCACGTGATCGATGAATTTTATAAAGCCAAGGGAAGTCCTTTCGGAAAAACACTGAAAGGCGTGGGTATGACCATGGAAGGTAGCGAGAATAATCCTGTCATGTTCGAATTGCTTACAGAGCTTCCCTGGCGTGCTGAGAAATTTGATAAAGATCAATGGGTAAAGAATTATGTATTTGCCCGCTACGGAAAGACAAACAAGACAATAGAAGACGCTTGGATATTACTAAGTAATTCGATCTATAATTGCCCGCCCGAGAATGTGCAGCAAGGAACGCACGAATCTATTTTCTGCGCCCGTCCTTCTGAACATCCTTATCAGGTATCCAGCTGGTCTGAAATGAAAGATTATTATGATCCCGAAGATGTAATTCATGCTGCAGCTATGATGGTTTCTGTAGCTGACCTGTTTAAGGGGAATAATAACTTTGAATATGATCTGGTAGATATTGTTCGTCAAGCTATCGCTGAAAAAGGGCGAAGGATTGAAAAAGTAGTTGAAGCAGCCTATATCTCCGGAGACAAGTCTCTTTATAAAGTGTCCACAGATCGCTTTCTGACATTGCTCCTGTTACAAGACGAATTGTTAGGAACGCGTCCGGAGTTCAAGGTGGGTAACTGGATCCAACAAGCACGTTCTATCGGTCATACACCTGAAGAGAAAGACCTCTATGAGTGGAATGCGCGGGTACAGATCACAACATGGGGAAACCGGAATGCCGCAGACGACGGAGGTCTAAGAGATTATGCCCACAAAGAATGGAATGGTATCTTAAAAGATTTTTATTACATGCGCTGGAAATACTGGTTCGATTATCAATACCAAAAACTGGAAGGAAATAATCCCGAAGAGCCGGATTTCTACGTATTGGAGGAACCTTGGACTAAAGATACTAGTTTTTATCCTGCAAAGTCGGAAGGAGACTGTATTTCAACTGTAAAACGTATCTTTGCAAAAGTATTCGAATAAAAACTTTAAATAATAACACTATGCATTTAAGAAAGACACTTCTTCTAGCCTTCCTGGCTGTATGTTTTACATTGTCATGTTGGGCCGGAAGTAAATATGAATCGAAAATCACTTCTTTGGAAGGTGAAAAATGGTGGGGAGGTATGGTTGGCTTAGGCTCTCAAATGCCTTTTAAAGACAACGTCCGTCTATTTGATCTAGCCTCTGAAAACCTGAACAATCAGAATGTACCTCTTCTTTTATCTTCTGAAGGAAGATATATCTGGAGTGACAAACCATTTTCTTTCAAGGTAGAGAACGGTAACCTGCAAATATTTTCAGATTATGAAAATCTGGAACCCGTATTAGCCGGTAATACATTGAAAGATGCCTATTTGGCAGCATCAAGTAAATATTTTCCCGCTTCGGGAGAGTTACCCGACTCTCTATTTTTCTCTATGCCGCAATATAATACATGGATTGAACTGATGTATAATCAGAATCAAAAAGATATTTTAAAATATGCAGACAATATATTAAAGAATAAATTTCCGGTAGGAGTTTTCATGGTAGACGATAATTGGCAGAAACATTACGGTAATTTTGAATTCAAGCCAGAACGTTTCCCGGATCCGAAAGGAATGATCGACCAGTTGCACAAAGACGGATTCCGTATTATGTTATGGATCTGCCCGTTTGTAAGTCCGGATAGCCCTGAATTTCGCGAGTTACAGCAAAAAGGATACCTGATCAAGAAGAAGGGAACTAAGCAAGCCGCTATAATTCCCTGGTGGAATGGATACAGTGCTTGTTATGACTTGAGTAATCCGGCTGCAGCAGAACATTTGAAACAGCAGTTACGCAATATGCAGACGCAATACGGTGTCGATGGTTTTAAATTCGATGCAGGTGATATCGGTCATTATAATGATCCGGAACTAGAGTTTTATGATAAAAAGGCAACATCAGTCGACATGTGCGAATATTGGGCAAAGATAGGGTTAGATTTTCCGTTCAATGAATACCGTGCCGGTTGGAAAATGGGTGGACAGGCTTTGGTTCAACGCTTGGGTGATAAAGATTATTCCTGGAATGCCGTAGGACTTCTTATACCTGATATGATCGCTGCCGGATTATTAGGATACGCATACGCTTGTCCCGATATGATTGGCGGAGGCCAGTTCGGTTCTTTCCTGGGGGTAGATCAGACCAAACTGGATCAGGATTTGATCGTTCGTTCCTGCCAGGTTCACACATTAATGCCTATGATGCAGTTTTCTGTAGCTCCCTGGCGTATTCTCGATGAAAAACATCTGGCTATTTGCCGTGAATATGCCCACTTACATGAGAAAATGGGTAGTTATATCCTGGAACAAGCCCGCAGGTCCGCACAAACAGGTGAGCCTATTCTCCGCCATATGGAATATGCGTTCCCCCATCAGGGATTCGTGGATTGTAAAGACCAGTTTATGCTGGGAGATAAATATTTGGTAGCTCCAATCCTGACCAAAGAACATACTCGTAAAGTAATGTTACCCAAAGGGCAATGGAGAGACGATACAGGTAAGAAATTTCGTGGACCGAAAACAATAGAGGTGGAGGCCCCGCTGGAGAGATTGCCTTGGTTTGAGAAGATCAAATAAAATAAAAGGGACTGCCCGAAAAGTAACTCTTCGTTCTTGAGATTTGAAATCAATCTTAAATAAATAGAGCCGAAATACTTTTTAGACAGTCCCTTTTTATCTATAATATACAAAACAAATATTTATAATTGTACAGAAGTAATAGAAGCCCATCCGTTCAAAATATTATCAGACGGTAAAGACAAAATTATTCCTGGTTGGTTCTTTTTTGTGCTATCTGTTATTCCAACACATAAATAATAATTCCCCGAAGATAGCTCATCCGGGACTCTAAAAGATGAAGTATAAGAATAATTTTTTCCTTTCAACCAATCAGAAGGTTCAACATTCACATCAGTATAAACAAATTTAACTTCTTTAGTCAAAGGATCAAGCAAACTAAAACTTACCTGATATTTATGATTCCAGTTCGGATGACGATTAGGCAAAACTCCTACACCGAAATTAGTCCATACATGTTCAATTTTTAAAGAGTTTTTATCTTGCTGAATCTTTATAGTTAACGGATAAAGTCTGTATCCTCCCAACGTAATAAACTTTTGAACCGGGTCAGGCAACTTCTCAATCCAAAACTTACATTGAGCTGGTACTCTTAAATCATATGTATTAGAGTGAGATACCAAAGCATCTTCCACACCGACAGTCAACGCTTCGCTAAAATTATTTATATTAAAACGTTTTTCTTCTTTAAAATAATCATGATAATTGGTTGTATCAGTTGGAGAGTTAAACCAATAACATCCTTCACCAATGAATGCTTTATCAGGGAACAGTTCATTCAGCATTTTTCTTTCTTCGTCATCAAACCAAAAACTGCCAATGCCATCACGTCGTGGAAGAAATCCCAATTTATCATATACTAAAGGTTTACTGTATTTATAATCGGCAAAAGACAAATTCATGACAGTTAAAATCCTTTTAAAGTTATTTGCATATTCTTCTGTCACTCTTCTCATAACATATTCTCTGTTCCTCTCATCTTTAAGGGTCACACCATGCCCTTCTCCCCATCGTCCTAAACCATAAGCATCAACAAAATCAACAATATCCGGATTATCATACTCTTTTGCAAATGCCCGGATAAAGTTTGTCAATTTTTCAAGAAAAACCGGATCATCATAATAAGGTTGTTTGTCATTCTCTAAAGACATGGGGGGATCCAGCGTTGACTTACATCCTGCTTTATACACAAAATCAGGAACTCCATTATCAAAGAAAATCCGAAATGCTAGTTTTAATCCACGATCTTTAGCTTTCCTGATATAATTTTTATAAGCTTCATTGTGAATCCAAGCATACCGGCCTTCCTCTGGTTCCATGACATTCCATAAAACGCGGATGTACAAAATATTTGAATATGCTGAAGCATTTACAGCATCCATCTCTTCCCAAAATATTTCAGGTGTATAGGGATTATTCTTTCCTCCATTAAAAGACCATCCTTCCTCATACATAACCCACCCCATTGCCGGATTCCTTAATACGCTAACTGTATCAGGTTTGAAAGATATAGATACAGTCTTATGGTTGTTGCAACCGGAAAAAGAAAACAATATGGATGAGAGAATTAGTATATAATAAAATTTCATAATACAATTTCCGATAATATATTAATCCCATATTTTTTATCTTTTGAAATCCACCAGCCGACGTTACCGTTTGCACAACGGATTGCAAAACGATTATCATATTTTAAGCGCTCGGAACCGTCCGGAATCCAAAGTCCAAGGCGATACGTACCTTTACTTAAATCAGCCGGAATTTTCAGGTCGCTCTTCACTTTATGTACAAGAGGGCTACACAGACTATCCCCCGGTTGATAGGGTTGCCAGGTATTTACATCCGCATTAGTCAGACTTGTATAACAAACATTTTCGGCTTCATCAATCAGAACCAGATAAACTGGGTGTTCATTAAACAATGTAGAAAAACCCCGATTAATCAAAGATATTTCAACAGAATTCAAATCTGTAAATGACAGAATGGAAGGAGCTGTCATTTCCTGTAATTCTATCCTATATCCTAAATGATCACGGATATAGTCAAATACATTTCGTTCCGCTGGGGATCCGTCTTTTTTCTTAAAATACGCATCCGAAACTGGCATCTTATTCTCTTTAAGGAAAGTCCTATCTACAGGAGTCTCTTTCCAATACATCATTGAATATTTATCAGGAGCTCCTCTTTCTTTATAATTATGTATTGCACTCAAGGAAGTGTAATGTTGCAAAAATAGTTGTCTTGCTGTTTTCATTCCATCTATAATCCAACCGGGTTCCGGATTATCAGGTCCTTTATTTACACTCCAATTTCCCCAAGGTAACTCCCCATCTACAGGAAGATAAGGAGATTCCCTCACAATTTGATTAAAAAATTCTGTTCCTTCGTGCATACCTCCATCCCACTTATGCGGATCGACAATAATGAAATCATCATGAAAAGAGATCCTGCTATATGCCTTCTCATTCTTTTTCAGAAGATTTTTGTAAGAGGGGACTCTCACTTGTAGCTTTCTATTTTCAGGTGTCATACACAATATATTTTCAAGTATGATCCGTTTTGTCTCTTCAGATTGTTCCAAACCATGAAAAGAACTATGCCATTCTCCCCAGGCTCCAATCATTCCTGCTTGTACGACCTGAATAACATCTTTATTTTTTTCAAGAAATGGTTTTAATTGTTCTGTGTGACAAATGATATCTTCTAGTGTTGGACCAGTTTTCACACGTCCCATAAAATCTGTTTCATAAGCAAAGCGTAAAACAGATTTTTTCCCCAATTTACGCAGCTTATAAAAAAATGTATCCATTACCTGGAAATTTTCGTCTGTAAGTTCTTTACCCACCATTCCGGTCAGATAAAAATAAGTTTGTACCAAAGAAACACTATCTGAAGCATACATTTCAGACTGTTCTTCTAGATAGGAAGTAATATCAGGATATTTCTCCGGTTCCCAAACATAATTTTTGTCAGCAATATCCACTGCAACTTCTAACCGGAAACCACGTTCAGGATTGTATAGCCCTTCTAGACCGGTAGAATCATCAGCATAAATACCTTGATAATAAACAGTCCGTCTTGTATTTGTCTTACATGCTGATAATATCGTTATGATGACTAGTAAAAGGAATGTTTTTGTGTATTTCATGTTTTTTTATTTTAGTAAAATCCGATAATCATTAAAATAATAATTATCGGATTTTTGTTTAGAATTAATAACCAGGATTTTGTTCTATCTGTCCTTTACCTTCATTAATTACACTTTGAGGTAACGGTATACGCTCATAATTTTTATTTACTAAAGTCGTTTGTCCTACTACCTGACACTTGTGTTTAATTGCATCAACATATGATCCATCACGAATTAAATCTTGACGGCGGCAACCCTCAAAGAATAATTCATGGCCTCTCTCTAATAACAATTTATCCAAAAAGTCACGTGTATTCGAAAAATCTGATCTTTGATATTCAGACAAACCTGCTCTTTTTCTGATTTCATTCAACCAATAAAGGGCTTCATCTGTTATCATATTTTGATTACGAACCATTGCCTCAGCATACAATGTAACAGCATCTGCATAACGATATATGATATAATCAGTTTCACTATTTTCCCCTTGAGTACCTACAAAGTCATAGCAGTCATATTTACAGGGAATTGCACCATAATACAATAATTTATCGCTTGAAACTTTATCATTTACTTCGCTATGAGTAGTTCCATCTGTTCCTGTATATGCATAAATAATAGTTTCCAAACGTTTGTCACCCGGTTCAAAAGTATCGAAGAAATCCCAAGATATTTTGTATCCATTCCACTTTGTCAAAGTTTCAGACCCAGGAAAATCATTTGGTAATACATGAGGATGCCATTTATGCTCTTGCGTTCCACGCAAACAATTAACCGCCCAAATTGTCTCCGCATTTTTCTCATTTGCCAATTTAAAAATACTTGCATAATTAGGTTCCAATTTATACCCATATTCAGCTTTTGTCAGTTCACGTCCTAGTTCCTCTGCCTTTGCCCACTGTTGGGTTTGCATATAGAATTTTAATAAAACCATGTTACACAATCCTTTTGTAAAACGTCCATACTCTGAACTTTCTTTTGCATAACTATAAGGTAGAACTGATGCTGCAGCAGTAAGTTCTGTTACAATGAAATTCTGCATTTCTTCTTCAGACAAACGTGGAATAATCTGCTCTTCCAACGGCTTTTTCAAGGTTTCAATATCAGCAATAGGTATTGGTCCATATAAGTCCCACATCGAAAAAGCCAGCCAACCACGAGCACAGTGTAATTCTGCCAGATATTTATTTTTTACATCATCCGATAAATCCATCTTTTCAATACGATCGATAGTCATGGTAATTTTTCCCATATATTTTGCCCATCGCCAATGGTTATCATTATAACTGTTTCCCACACTCCATCGATTATAAAGAATCGGTTCCCAACCGCGCCAAGTACATTCTCCATAATCTGACATTAGATCTGAAACTAGCAATACTCCTGTCGCTATGTTAAACATGCCATCATAGCCATTGTTCATAAATACACTATATGCATTTCCTGTCACCAAAGCTTCTGCATCACTTTCTGTTGTTGGGAATATTCCTCCATTAATAGAATCATATATTTCTGACTCCAACTCGCAACTGGTAAGTCCAAGTGAGAAAGCAGTAATTACTCCACCAAGCAAATAATATTTTATATTCTTCATCTTACTTTCTTATTAAAACGTTACATCAACTCCAAAACTAAAACTTGTCACATTCGGATATGAATATTGATTTCCTTCTGTTTCAGGATCCAATCCATTCCAGTTTGTTATTACAAACGGATTATTTACATCTGCATACACTCGAATACTATTCAATATATTTTTGGACACAGGAATTGTATATCCTAAAGTAATATTACGACAACGAATATAAGAGATCTTCTTATAGAAATAGTCTCCTGTACCATTGTCACCGACATTGAAAAT
This is a stretch of genomic DNA from Parabacteroides chongii. It encodes these proteins:
- a CDS encoding DUF4832 domain-containing protein; the encoded protein is MKYTKTFLLLVIITILSACKTNTRRTVYYQGIYADDSTGLEGLYNPERGFRLEVAVDIADKNYVWEPEKYPDITSYLEEQSEMYASDSVSLVQTYFYLTGMVGKELTDENFQVMDTFFYKLRKLGKKSVLRFAYETDFMGRVKTGPTLEDIICHTEQLKPFLEKNKDVIQVVQAGMIGAWGEWHSSFHGLEQSEETKRIILENILCMTPENRKLQVRVPSYKNLLKKNEKAYSRISFHDDFIIVDPHKWDGGMHEGTEFFNQIVRESPYLPVDGELPWGNWSVNKGPDNPEPGWIIDGMKTARQLFLQHYTSLSAIHNYKERGAPDKYSMMYWKETPVDRTFLKENKMPVSDAYFKKKDGSPAERNVFDYIRDHLGYRIELQEMTAPSILSFTDLNSVEISLINRGFSTLFNEHPVYLVLIDEAENVCYTSLTNADVNTWQPYQPGDSLCSPLVHKVKSDLKIPADLSKGTYRLGLWIPDGSERLKYDNRFAIRCANGNVGWWISKDKKYGINILSEIVL
- a CDS encoding RagB/SusD family nutrient uptake outer membrane protein — its product is MKKLLYILSVSLATTAFLPSCTNLESEMYDVINPNIFPVNENDANALVTAAAYAPFRSNWYDGLFTAANGGVHVIAEMTTDIGYCQWNDVCWPDLLDVNFTPSSDCPTKIYKNYINYIGKMTLALDRISGIEMKEETKKRLEAEVLCGRGWLGYILYDYYGPVQIPTLEQLNNPLAEQIIPRVSQEEMVTFIENDLKAAVEVLPATYKSSDSNYGRFTRGLAYTVLMKLYMHEKNWAKAEECGRELMKPEYGYGLVNNYKDIFTLENEGNVETIWAAICSSSVNQQLWQAHVLSSQYPTKNESIQKWGGYRVLWDFYDTFDKNDKRLEVLVGEFVGTDGKLYNKENPGTVLQTGAMPVKYGEDPAATGEESQIDWIVYRYADVITLLSEAIVRKGNAVTQEAVDLLNMVRSRAGISTYTLSDIKGVDDFLEKVLEERGHELWFEGARRTDLIRYGKYIEYARKYRGSVTAQDYMNLMPLPQSVINESKGTVIQNPGY
- a CDS encoding alpha-N-acetylglucosaminidase, whose product is MKGIYIFCLLFLSFIMKAVSPIDGLLERIDKGASRKFIIEQIKSPVDFFELDQKDNKIVIRGNNYVSIATGINWYLKYYVGIHLSWNGMQAKLPEVLPAVSKKERHETEMKYRYDFNYCTYSYTMAFWDWERWEKEIDWMALHGINLPLAMVGTDGVWYNVLSKLGYSKDEINEFVAGPGFQAWWLMNNLEGWGGPNPDSWYKQQIALQQRILKRMREYGIEPVLPGYSGMVPHNAKEKLGLNVSDPGLWCDYRRPAFLLPTDPRFHEIASLYYKEMNKLYGKSNFYSMDPFHEGGSVAGVNLDAAGKAIMQAMKKNNPKAVWVAQAWQANPRSQMIENLKAGDMIVLDLFAESRPQWGDPQSTWYRKDGFGQHDWIYCMLLNYGGNVGLHGKMSHVIDEFYKAKGSPFGKTLKGVGMTMEGSENNPVMFELLTELPWRAEKFDKDQWVKNYVFARYGKTNKTIEDAWILLSNSIYNCPPENVQQGTHESIFCARPSEHPYQVSSWSEMKDYYDPEDVIHAAAMMVSVADLFKGNNNFEYDLVDIVRQAIAEKGRRIEKVVEAAYISGDKSLYKVSTDRFLTLLLLQDELLGTRPEFKVGNWIQQARSIGHTPEEKDLYEWNARVQITTWGNRNAADDGGLRDYAHKEWNGILKDFYYMRWKYWFDYQYQKLEGNNPEEPDFYVLEEPWTKDTSFYPAKSEGDCISTVKRIFAKVFE
- a CDS encoding glycoside hydrolase family 31 protein, coding for MHLRKTLLLAFLAVCFTLSCWAGSKYESKITSLEGEKWWGGMVGLGSQMPFKDNVRLFDLASENLNNQNVPLLLSSEGRYIWSDKPFSFKVENGNLQIFSDYENLEPVLAGNTLKDAYLAASSKYFPASGELPDSLFFSMPQYNTWIELMYNQNQKDILKYADNILKNKFPVGVFMVDDNWQKHYGNFEFKPERFPDPKGMIDQLHKDGFRIMLWICPFVSPDSPEFRELQQKGYLIKKKGTKQAAIIPWWNGYSACYDLSNPAAAEHLKQQLRNMQTQYGVDGFKFDAGDIGHYNDPELEFYDKKATSVDMCEYWAKIGLDFPFNEYRAGWKMGGQALVQRLGDKDYSWNAVGLLIPDMIAAGLLGYAYACPDMIGGGQFGSFLGVDQTKLDQDLIVRSCQVHTLMPMMQFSVAPWRILDEKHLAICREYAHLHEKMGSYILEQARRSAQTGEPILRHMEYAFPHQGFVDCKDQFMLGDKYLVAPILTKEHTRKVMLPKGQWRDDTGKKFRGPKTIEVEAPLERLPWFEKIK